The DNA window AGCCCAGCACTGGTGTCAGTATTCCGGTGCCTTCCATGCTGCCGAAGAAGTAGAAGCCGAGCGCTGTGGAGCGATTTTCGGCTGGAGTCTGGTCGACGATGTATGCCTGCGCCACGATGGTGCTGAAAGCCGTGACAGTTCCGATTAAAACCAGCACGACAATGGTACCGAATCCGTAAGAAACCACGCTGAGAAGGTAAATCACAATGCTGGTTATAACGCACGTTGATATAATTATCGCTAGGTGGCCGAGGCGGTCCGAGAGGTAACCGGCGAGTGGCCCCGCCCAGAAAGCCATGGCAAACACTAGGGACAAAGAGGCCGCCGCTGTTTCCTTGCTGGTGCCAAAAGTGTCAACCAGGAAAAGCGGGAGAAATGACACGATGGACATTGCCACTGCCATCGTTAAGGAGCTTAATACAATCACGGTTATCAAGCGGCGCATATAACCGGGAGCAGGTGGAGCTTCCGCTAAGACACTGGTGTCCCGGGCCACTGTTTTCTGGTTTGTCATGCGTTTTCCCAGTACGATGTGGAGTATAATGCCGATGCCGATACTGGGTATGGCCATGGCGATGAAA is part of the Chloroflexota bacterium genome and encodes:
- a CDS encoding MFS transporter, whose product is FIAMAIPSIGIGIILHIVLGKRMTNQKTVARDTSVLAEAPPAPGYMRRLITVIVLSSLTMAVAMSIVSFLPLFLVDTFGTSKETAAASLSLVFAMAFWAGPLAGYLSDRLGHLAIIISTCVITSIVIYLLSVVSYGFGTIVVLVLIGTVTAFSTIVAQAYIVDQTPAENRSTALGFYFFGSMEGTGILTPVLGYLIDHFGFHTSFTVGSAAILATLIICSSVLWLSRR